One genomic window of Cyprinus carpio isolate SPL01 chromosome B8, ASM1834038v1, whole genome shotgun sequence includes the following:
- the LOC109094542 gene encoding leiomodin-1-like: MSRRKVSESQGSEESDTELLLETLSQEEVEELVRELVYIDPDPSVPVGLRQRNQTDKLPSRGYDREAMLDYCERETKKLIRRELSAEGGDGRRRDRLRRMRSREFSRSQSGDPPDTESRNSESEKDQERARKREDDSKNLSDEDEKGKEKKREEEKRESEKTGNKTESGKELSSKERGSSHTLDLISKLQEKKDDKKERGRNEEKKVSENSKIRGFVSKLQDTEDLKVKDNKAHVKKQYESRNKTIEDPENNRAEGRVNRKDVETEEKKSRSRNIEERSRRRDRVEEDEKHHSQRDTTRGQKEREKEEVKQSENNEVKISTISSHKTSLNSYGTDDRSVTAEEDESFSEDVDSDTGSSMFDDLLEQVRSDDPELTELNVNNSDAIKNDTLIQFAEGLRSNTHIKTFCLANTRADDHVAFAIAGTLRDNSTLTSINLDSNHLTGKGILAIINSLQHNSTLMELRFHNQRHICGGKTEMEMAKVLRDNSSLLKLGYHFELAGPRMTMTNILSRNMDRKRQQRLEAQKLTRQETKSRPREDKSSPEKNKPTTSSINTHKNDSKFAALSKFTSARETPKAPPTKSPTRPLPSEVTGKKEGATGSRQAPPPPPPGPALDVQALRRSLTPISQRKPDGSAAVRQTDSSSRDQLLDSIRNCSMNALKKVEIPKRLR; this comes from the exons ATGTCCAGACGAAAGGTCTCGGAGAGTCAGGGGAGCGAGGAGTCGGACACGGAGCTGCTGCTCGAGACGCTCTCGCAGGAGGAGGTGGAAGAGCTCGTGCGGGAGCTCGTTTACATCGACCCAGACCCGAGTGTACCGGTGGGACTCCGCCAGCGGAACCAGACGGACAAACTACCGTCCAGAGGATATGACAGAGAGGCTATGCTGGACTACTGTGAGCGGGAGACCAAGAAACTGATCCGGAGAGAGCTGAGCGCAGAG GGAGGGGATGGCAGAAGGAGAGATCGACTCCGCCGGATGAGGAGCAGAGAGTTTTCCAGGTCACAGAGTGGTGATCCCCCCGACACAGAAAGCAGAAATTCTGAGAGCGAAAAAGATCAGGAGAGAGCAAGAAAAAGGGAGGATGACTCTAAAAATTTATCTGATGAAGACGAAAAAGGCAAAGAGAAGAAAAGGGAGGAGGAGAAGCGAGAAAGCGAGAAAACAGGTAACAAGACAGAAAGTGGAAAGGAGCTTTCTAGCAAAGAAAGAGGAAGCAGCCATACTCTAGACCTCATATCTAAACTGCAAGAGAAAAAAGATgataagaaagaaagagggagaaatgAGGAGAAAAAAGTGAGTGAAAACTCCAAAATACGAGGGTTTGTCTCCAAACTACAAGACACCGAAGACCTAAAAGTAAAAGACAATAAGGCACATGTCAAGAAACAATATGAAAGCCGAAATAAAACCATAGAAGATCCAGAGAACAACAGAGCAGAAGGAAGAGTAAACCGTAAAGATGTAGAAACAGAGGAAAAGAAAAGCAGATCTAGAAATATAGAAGAGAGAAGCAGAAGAAGAGATAGAGTAGAGGAGGATGAGAAACATCATTCACAGAGAGATACAACCAGAGgacagaaagagagggaaaaggaAGAAGTGAAACAATCAGAAAACAACGAGGTGAAAATATCTACCATTTCCAGCCATAAAACCTCATTGAACTCTTATGGCACGGATGACCGTTCTGTTACAGCTGAGGAGGATGAGTCTTTTAGTGAAGATGTGGACAGCGACACTGGCTCCAGCATGTTTGATGACCTTCTGGAGCAGGTTCGCAGCGATGACCCTGAACTAACAGAGCTCAACGTCAATAATTCAGATGCCATTAAGAATGACACCCTGATACAGTTTGCAGAGGGTCTTCGCAGCAACACTCACATCAAAACCTTCTGCCTTGCAAACACGAGAGCGGACGATCATGTTGCGTTTGCCATCGCTGGAACCCTACGAGATAATTCCACCCTAACCAGCATCAACCTCGACTCGAATCATTTGACAGGCAAAGGTATCCTGGCCATCATCAACTCTCTTCAGCACAACAGCACGCTTATGGAGCTGAGGTTTCATAACCAGAGACACATCTGCGGAGGGAAGACGGAAATGGAGATGGCCAAAGTCTTACGGGACAACTCTTCACTGCTGAAGCTGGGATATCACTTTGAGCTGGCCGGGCCCAGGATGACCATGACAAACATCTTGAGCCGAAACATGGACAGGAAGAGGCAGCAACGGCTAGAAGCGCAAAAACTCACCAGACAGGAGACTAAGTCCAGGCCACGTGAAGATAAGAGCTCACCTGAGAAGAATAAGCCAACAACATCGTCCATCAACACTCATAAGAACGACTCTAAATTTGCTGCCCTCTCAAAATTCACTTCTGCTCGGGAAACTCCAAAAGCTCCTCCCACAAAGTCACCGACTAGACCCCTCCCATCTGAGGTAACAGGGAAGAAAGAAGGGGCAACAGGAAGTCGACAAGCTCCTCCTCCACCCCCTCCTGGCCCAGCGTTAGATGTTCAGGCCCTGAGGAGGTCGCTGACCCCGATCTCTCAGAGGAAACCAGACGGCAGTGCAGCTGTCCGACAGACGGACAGCAGCTCCAGAGATCAGCTACTGGACTCTATCAGAAACTGCAGCATGAACGCTCTCAAAAAG
- the LOC109094419 gene encoding lysine-specific demethylase 5B-B-like isoform X1, whose product MTQRGPAEFTPPPECPVFEPSWEEFADPFAFINKIRPIAEKTGICKVRPPPDWQPPFACDVDRLHFTPRIQRLNELEAQTRVKLNFLDQIAKFWELQGCKLKIPHVERKILDLYHLNKLVAEEGGFDLVCRERRWTKIAMTMGFAPGKAVGSHLRAHYERVLYPYNLFHSGTNLLALDLAAKLTSFVAPPGLEECLQKVSVDDVNEDKEYKPHDLLQRQNIHIQPSDTSAPARRAKRMKTESGCVKSEGGEGCENRPNLRRRMGSFVAKPEPEREVPIQVKQEPVEIKEINPEPEKSKSRYKKNIPPPPVSMVDMYVCLVCGKGNDEDRLLLCDGCDDSYHTFCLIPPLNDVPRGDWRCPKCLAQECSKPQEAFGFEQACRDYSLKSFGEMADSFKSDYFNMPVHMVPTELVEKEFWRLVGTIEEDVTVEYGADIASKEFGSGFPIKGGKFKVAPHDEKYLGCGWNLNNMAMMTPSVLTHVTADICGMTLPWLYVGMCFSSFCWHIEDHWSYSINYLHWGEPKTWYGAPGFAAEQLEAVMKKLAPELFESQPDLLHQLVTIMNPNTLMAHGVPIYRTNQCAGEFVITFPRSYHSGFNQGFNFAEAVNFCTVDWMPLGRQCVDHYRQLHRYCVFSHDEMVCNMAMKADSLDVVLASAVQKDMQIMIKGERELRDKVRKMGVVHCELFEYNLLADDERQCVKCRTTCYLSALTCPCRPGVQVCLHHAHDLCSCPVSNYTLNYRFTLDDLYPMMNAVRQRAESYDEWASRVTEVMKAKLDKKRNVTVFRAFLEESDEKAFPENDLLRQLRLVTQDAEKCSSVAQQLLNGKRQTRYRTGGGNSINQLTVEEMRSFVRQLYNLPCSLTQAPLLKELLNSIEDFQQHSEKLLSDEVSADSVSEIESLLEEGSQFDVCLPELLLLRERLEQARWLAGVQQAEDLVLNPCGLSLDSMRRLIDRGVGLTPHPSTERTMARLQELLTVSEELEEKAQGLLKARPPESLETLRSMLTQVDGVPAYLPNCLLLQDTVNRAKEWLQEAEDLQVGGQTLVLSSLSDMVLRAHAIPVRLEPLDQLEVLVSEVQAWKESAAKTFLIKNSYFTLLEVLCPRWEVGSSLKKKMRRMKGECLSSGKKKLVKLDSMSDVERALSDSKDSASAMFTLAEVRLKELESLCALRAANESKLLPTADCAALKVCMCQKPPMGAMLQCELCRDAFHSVCVRGPSDPLDPEAWLCPLCLRSTKPPLAKIQTLLSSLQHIRVRLPEGDALRYMIERTVSWQRRAREVIDSYDHSLTSQECRGASPTQSHRTTGHKRKPLCGSPSQCQDWGVSGQEQSVFYTEQRCIPLQGLSSEVEELMVEGLLLQVSVPETQQLYRLLLSGPPTTNTSHTEHPPYLTPKHSSPQREGDAITSAEKKAKRRMNREDAEIRDRGMKPKSKKQRMVTEKRRERKAASVSASDVSQSEDSEEDMTQCPAENCLQPEGEEVYWVQCDCCNRWFHMICVGVSAELAAEEDYMCVTCSTTNTGRRK is encoded by the exons ATGACCCAGCGGGGCCCGGCCGAGTTTACCCCACCGCCCGAGTGCCCGGTGTTCGAGCCCAGTTGGGAGGAATTTGCAGACCCGTTTGCATTTATCAATAAAATCCGACCCATCGCCGAGAAAACCGGGATCTGCAAGGTTCGACCGCCGCCG gattGGCAGCCTCCATTTGCATGTGATGTTGACAGACTTCATTTTACTCCACGAATCCAGAGACTCAACGAGCTCGAG GCTCAAACCAGAGTTAAACTCAATTTCTTGGACCAGATTGCCAAGTTTTGGGAACTACAAGGATGCAAACTCAAAATCCCACACGTGGAGCGGAAGATCCTCGATCTGTACCACCTCAACAAA TTGGTTGCAGAGGAGGGTGGATTCGATTTAGTTTGTAGAGAGAGGAGATGGACGAAGATTGCCATGACAATGGGTTTTGCCCCAGGCAAAGCTGTGGGGTCCCACCTGAGAGCCCATTACGAGAGGGTCCTGTATCCGTACAACCTCTTCCATTCTGGGACAAACTTGCTG GCTCTTGACCTTGCAGCCAAACTGACAAGTTTTGTGGCACCTCCTGGGCTGGAGGAG TGTCTTCAGAAGGTATCAgtagatgatgtaaatgaagaTAAAGAGTATAAACCCCATGATCTGCTGCAGAGACAAAACATTCACATTCAGCCCAGCGACACGAGTGCACCTGCTAGAAGAGCCAAGAGGATGAAAACAGAG tCTGGCTGTGTCAAGTCAGAGGGAGGTGAGGGATGTGAGAACAGGCCCAATCTCAGAAGGAGAATGGGTTCATTTGTTGCCAAGCCTGAACCAG aGCGAGAGGTCCCTATACAGGTGAAGCAGGAACCTGTGGAGATAAAAGAGATAAATCCTGAACCCGAGAAAAGCAAATCACGTTACAAGAAAAACATCCCCCCTCCTCCAGTCAGCATG gtggacatgtatgtgtgtttagtgtgtggaAAGGGGAACGATGAGGACCGATTGTTGTTATGCGATGGTTGTGATGACAGCTACCACACCTTCTGCTTGATCCCACCTCTCAATGATGTTCCTAGAGGTGACTGGAGGTGCCCGAAGTGTCTGGCTCAG GAGTGCAGTAAACCTCAGGAGGCGTTTGGTTTCGAGCAAGCTTGCAGGGACTATTCTCTGAAATCCTTTGGGGAAATGGCAGACTCCTTCAAGTCAGACTATTTCAACATGCCTGTTCAT aTGGTTCCCACCGAATTAGTAGAAAAAGAGTTTTGGAGGTTGGTCGGTACCATTGAGGAGGATGTGACAGTGGAATATGGTGCTGACATCGCCTCGAAAGAGTTTGGAAGTGGTTTTCCAATCAAAGGTGGAAAGTTTAAGGTTGCGCCACATGATGAG AAATATCTTGGCTGTGGTTGGAACCTGAATAACATGGCCATGATGACACCATCAGTGCTGACTCATGTCACTGCTGATATATGTGGCATGACTTTGCCATGGCTGTACGTGGGCATGTGCTTCTCCTCTTTCTGCTGGCACATTGAGGACCACTGGAGCTATTCCATCAACTACCTGCACTG GGGAGAGCCTAAGACGTGGTATGGTGCTCCTGGTTTTGCCGCTGAGCAGTTGGAAGCAGTCATGAAGAAACTGGCCCCAGAACTGTTTGAGTCTCAGCCAGACCTTCTACACCAGCTTGTCACAATCATGAACCCCAATACACTCATGGCCCACGGAGTACCA atttacagAACCAATCAGTGCGCAGGAGAGTTCGTCATCACTTTCCCGCGGTCCTATCACAGCGGCTTCAACCAGGGTTTCAACTTTGCAGAGGCTGTGAACTTTTGCACAGTGGACTGG ATGCCACTGGGGCGTCAGTGTGTGGATCACTACCGCCAGCTGCACCGTTACTGCGTGTTCTCTCATGATGAGATGGTGTGTAATATGGCCATGAAAGCCGACAGCCTGGACGTGGTTCTGGCGTCAGCCGTACAGAAAGACATGCAGATCATGATCAAAGGGGAGAGAGAACTGCGGGACAAAGTCCGTAAGATG GGGGTGGTTCATTGTGAATTGTTTGAATACAACCTGCTGGCAGATGATGAGAGACAGTGCGTGAAGTGTCGCACCACCTGTTACCTGTCTGCTCTCACCTGTCCCTGCAGACCAGGAGTCCAGGTGTGTCTACACCATGCCCACGACCTCTGCTCCTGCCCCGTTTCCAATTACACACTCAA TTACCGTTTCACACTGGATGACCTTTACCCCATGATGAACGCTGTGCGGCAGAGGGCGGAGTCCTATGATGAGTGGGCGTCACGAGTGACAGAGGTCATGAAAGCAAAGCTTGACAAGAAACGCA ATGTCACCGTGTTTCGCGCCTTTCTGGAGGAGTCTGACGAGAAGGCGTTCCCAGAGAACGATCTCTTACGTCAGCTGAGGCTGGTTACTCAAGATGCTGAGAAATGCTCGTCTGTTGCTCAGCAACTGCTAAACGGCAAGAGGCAGACCAG GTACCGCACAGGCGGGGGTAATTCTATTAATCAGCTCACAGTGGAGGAAATGAGATCATTTGTCCGCCAGCTTTATAACCTGCCCTGCAGTCTAACACAAGCACCGCTTCTGAAG GAGCTGCTGAACAGCATTGAGGATTTCCAGCAGCACAGTGAGAAGCTTCTTTCTGATGAAGTGAGCGCAGATTCTGTTAGCGAGATCGAGTCCTTGCTGGAGGAGGGCTCTCAGTTTGATGTGTGTCTTCCGGAGTTGCTGCTGCTGCGGGAGCGTTTGGAACAGGCCCGGTGGCTGGCCGGAGTTCAGCAGGCAGAGGATCTGGTATTAAACCCCTGTGGTCTCTCTCTGGACAGCATGCGCCGGCTGATCGATCGAGGGGTCGGACTGACACCACATCCCTCCACTGAACGAACAATGGCTCGGTTGCAGGAACTGCTCACAGTCTCCGAGGAGTTGGAAGAGAAAGCGCAGGGACTGCTGAAGGCCAG gCCTCCAGAGAGTTTAGAGACGCTCCGTTCTATGTTGACTCAGGTGGACGGGGTACCAGCATACCTGCCAAACTGCCTGCTACTGCAAGACACAGTGAACAGGGCTAAGGAATGGCTCCAGGAAGCTGAGGATTTACAG GTTGGAGGTCAGACTCTGGTTCTCAGCTCGCTCTCTGATATGGTTCTGAGAGCTCATGCTATTCCTGTGCGACTGGAGCCTCTGGACCAGCTGGAGGTTCTGGTATCAGAGGTGCAGGCCTGGAAAGAGTCGGCTGCTAAAACCTTCCTCATCAAAAACTCTTATTTCACGCTGTTGGAG GTCTTGTGTCCCCGATGGGAAGTGGGCAGCTCTTTAAagaagaagatgaggaggatgaagGGAGAATGTTTGTCATCAGGGAAGAAGAAGCTTGTGAAGCTGGACAGTATGAGTGATGTTGAGAGAGCACTTTCAGACAGCAAAGACTCCGCGTCTGCT ATGTTTACTCTGGCTGAGGTTCGTTTAAAAGAGCTGGAGTCACTATGCGCTCTTCGTGCAGCTAATGAATCGAAGCTCCTGCCTACAGCAGACTGTGCTGCTCTCAAAGTGTGTATGTGTCAGAAACCACCCATGGGTGCCATGCTGCAGTGTGAGCTGTGTCGAGATGCtttccacagtgtgtgtgtacgTGGACCCTCCGATCCCCTCGATCCCGAAGCCTGGCTGTGTCCGTTATGTCTACGGTCGACAAAGCCCCCACTGGCCAAGATCCAGACCCTGTTGTCATCACTGCAGCATATCCGCGTGCGTCTCCCAGAAGGTGACGCTCTGCGTTATATGATTGAACGTACTGTCAGCTGGCAGCGGCGGGCACGAGAGGTCATAGACTCGTACGATCACTCGCTGACCTCTCAGGAGTGCAGAGGAGCTTCACCTACACAGAGTCACAGGACAACTGGGCACAAAAGGAAG CCACTGTGTGGATCTCCATCTCAGTGTCAGGACTGGGGTGTTTCTGGGCAAGAACAGTCGGTGTTTTACACAGAGCAGCGTTGTATCCCTCTCCAGG GTCTCAGTTCGGAGGTGGAGGAACTGATGGTGGAGGGTTTGCTCCTGCAGGTTTCTGTCCCCGAGACCCAGCAGCTCTACAGACTTCTGCTGTCCGGCCCCCCGACCACAAACACATCCCACACAGAACACCCACCCTACCTCACACCAAAACACTCCTCACCACAGAGAGAG GGAGATGCAATCACTTCAGCAGAAAAGAAAGCCAAGCGGCGAATGAACAGAGAGGATGCCGAGATCAGGGATAGAGGGATGAAGCCGAAAAGCAAGAAGCAGCGGATGGTTACAGAGAAGCGGAGAGAAAGGAAAGCAGCATCTGTCTCTGCATCAGATGTGTCTCAGTCAGAAGACTCTGAAGAGGATATGACCCAGTGTCCAGCAGAGAACTGTCTCCAGCCGGAGGGGGAAGAG GTGTACTGGGTTCAGTGTGACTGCTGTAACCGCTGGTTCCATATGATATGTGTGGGAGTATCAGCAGAACTCGCAGCCGAGGAGGATTACATGTGCGTGACCTGCAGCACAACCAACACAGGCCGGCGGAAGTGA
- the LOC109094419 gene encoding lysine-specific demethylase 5B-B-like isoform X2 — protein MTQRGPAEFTPPPECPVFEPSWEEFADPFAFINKIRPIAEKTGICKVRPPPDWQPPFACDVDRLHFTPRIQRLNELEAQTRVKLNFLDQIAKFWELQGCKLKIPHVERKILDLYHLNKLVAEEGGFDLVCRERRWTKIAMTMGFAPGKAVGSHLRAHYERVLYPYNLFHSGTNLLCLQKVSVDDVNEDKEYKPHDLLQRQNIHIQPSDTSAPARRAKRMKTESGCVKSEGGEGCENRPNLRRRMGSFVAKPEPEREVPIQVKQEPVEIKEINPEPEKSKSRYKKNIPPPPVSMVDMYVCLVCGKGNDEDRLLLCDGCDDSYHTFCLIPPLNDVPRGDWRCPKCLAQECSKPQEAFGFEQACRDYSLKSFGEMADSFKSDYFNMPVHMVPTELVEKEFWRLVGTIEEDVTVEYGADIASKEFGSGFPIKGGKFKVAPHDEKYLGCGWNLNNMAMMTPSVLTHVTADICGMTLPWLYVGMCFSSFCWHIEDHWSYSINYLHWGEPKTWYGAPGFAAEQLEAVMKKLAPELFESQPDLLHQLVTIMNPNTLMAHGVPIYRTNQCAGEFVITFPRSYHSGFNQGFNFAEAVNFCTVDWMPLGRQCVDHYRQLHRYCVFSHDEMVCNMAMKADSLDVVLASAVQKDMQIMIKGERELRDKVRKMGVVHCELFEYNLLADDERQCVKCRTTCYLSALTCPCRPGVQVCLHHAHDLCSCPVSNYTLNYRFTLDDLYPMMNAVRQRAESYDEWASRVTEVMKAKLDKKRNVTVFRAFLEESDEKAFPENDLLRQLRLVTQDAEKCSSVAQQLLNGKRQTRYRTGGGNSINQLTVEEMRSFVRQLYNLPCSLTQAPLLKELLNSIEDFQQHSEKLLSDEVSADSVSEIESLLEEGSQFDVCLPELLLLRERLEQARWLAGVQQAEDLVLNPCGLSLDSMRRLIDRGVGLTPHPSTERTMARLQELLTVSEELEEKAQGLLKARPPESLETLRSMLTQVDGVPAYLPNCLLLQDTVNRAKEWLQEAEDLQVGGQTLVLSSLSDMVLRAHAIPVRLEPLDQLEVLVSEVQAWKESAAKTFLIKNSYFTLLEVLCPRWEVGSSLKKKMRRMKGECLSSGKKKLVKLDSMSDVERALSDSKDSASAMFTLAEVRLKELESLCALRAANESKLLPTADCAALKVCMCQKPPMGAMLQCELCRDAFHSVCVRGPSDPLDPEAWLCPLCLRSTKPPLAKIQTLLSSLQHIRVRLPEGDALRYMIERTVSWQRRAREVIDSYDHSLTSQECRGASPTQSHRTTGHKRKPLCGSPSQCQDWGVSGQEQSVFYTEQRCIPLQGLSSEVEELMVEGLLLQVSVPETQQLYRLLLSGPPTTNTSHTEHPPYLTPKHSSPQREGDAITSAEKKAKRRMNREDAEIRDRGMKPKSKKQRMVTEKRRERKAASVSASDVSQSEDSEEDMTQCPAENCLQPEGEEVYWVQCDCCNRWFHMICVGVSAELAAEEDYMCVTCSTTNTGRRK, from the exons ATGACCCAGCGGGGCCCGGCCGAGTTTACCCCACCGCCCGAGTGCCCGGTGTTCGAGCCCAGTTGGGAGGAATTTGCAGACCCGTTTGCATTTATCAATAAAATCCGACCCATCGCCGAGAAAACCGGGATCTGCAAGGTTCGACCGCCGCCG gattGGCAGCCTCCATTTGCATGTGATGTTGACAGACTTCATTTTACTCCACGAATCCAGAGACTCAACGAGCTCGAG GCTCAAACCAGAGTTAAACTCAATTTCTTGGACCAGATTGCCAAGTTTTGGGAACTACAAGGATGCAAACTCAAAATCCCACACGTGGAGCGGAAGATCCTCGATCTGTACCACCTCAACAAA TTGGTTGCAGAGGAGGGTGGATTCGATTTAGTTTGTAGAGAGAGGAGATGGACGAAGATTGCCATGACAATGGGTTTTGCCCCAGGCAAAGCTGTGGGGTCCCACCTGAGAGCCCATTACGAGAGGGTCCTGTATCCGTACAACCTCTTCCATTCTGGGACAAACTTGCTG TGTCTTCAGAAGGTATCAgtagatgatgtaaatgaagaTAAAGAGTATAAACCCCATGATCTGCTGCAGAGACAAAACATTCACATTCAGCCCAGCGACACGAGTGCACCTGCTAGAAGAGCCAAGAGGATGAAAACAGAG tCTGGCTGTGTCAAGTCAGAGGGAGGTGAGGGATGTGAGAACAGGCCCAATCTCAGAAGGAGAATGGGTTCATTTGTTGCCAAGCCTGAACCAG aGCGAGAGGTCCCTATACAGGTGAAGCAGGAACCTGTGGAGATAAAAGAGATAAATCCTGAACCCGAGAAAAGCAAATCACGTTACAAGAAAAACATCCCCCCTCCTCCAGTCAGCATG gtggacatgtatgtgtgtttagtgtgtggaAAGGGGAACGATGAGGACCGATTGTTGTTATGCGATGGTTGTGATGACAGCTACCACACCTTCTGCTTGATCCCACCTCTCAATGATGTTCCTAGAGGTGACTGGAGGTGCCCGAAGTGTCTGGCTCAG GAGTGCAGTAAACCTCAGGAGGCGTTTGGTTTCGAGCAAGCTTGCAGGGACTATTCTCTGAAATCCTTTGGGGAAATGGCAGACTCCTTCAAGTCAGACTATTTCAACATGCCTGTTCAT aTGGTTCCCACCGAATTAGTAGAAAAAGAGTTTTGGAGGTTGGTCGGTACCATTGAGGAGGATGTGACAGTGGAATATGGTGCTGACATCGCCTCGAAAGAGTTTGGAAGTGGTTTTCCAATCAAAGGTGGAAAGTTTAAGGTTGCGCCACATGATGAG AAATATCTTGGCTGTGGTTGGAACCTGAATAACATGGCCATGATGACACCATCAGTGCTGACTCATGTCACTGCTGATATATGTGGCATGACTTTGCCATGGCTGTACGTGGGCATGTGCTTCTCCTCTTTCTGCTGGCACATTGAGGACCACTGGAGCTATTCCATCAACTACCTGCACTG GGGAGAGCCTAAGACGTGGTATGGTGCTCCTGGTTTTGCCGCTGAGCAGTTGGAAGCAGTCATGAAGAAACTGGCCCCAGAACTGTTTGAGTCTCAGCCAGACCTTCTACACCAGCTTGTCACAATCATGAACCCCAATACACTCATGGCCCACGGAGTACCA atttacagAACCAATCAGTGCGCAGGAGAGTTCGTCATCACTTTCCCGCGGTCCTATCACAGCGGCTTCAACCAGGGTTTCAACTTTGCAGAGGCTGTGAACTTTTGCACAGTGGACTGG ATGCCACTGGGGCGTCAGTGTGTGGATCACTACCGCCAGCTGCACCGTTACTGCGTGTTCTCTCATGATGAGATGGTGTGTAATATGGCCATGAAAGCCGACAGCCTGGACGTGGTTCTGGCGTCAGCCGTACAGAAAGACATGCAGATCATGATCAAAGGGGAGAGAGAACTGCGGGACAAAGTCCGTAAGATG GGGGTGGTTCATTGTGAATTGTTTGAATACAACCTGCTGGCAGATGATGAGAGACAGTGCGTGAAGTGTCGCACCACCTGTTACCTGTCTGCTCTCACCTGTCCCTGCAGACCAGGAGTCCAGGTGTGTCTACACCATGCCCACGACCTCTGCTCCTGCCCCGTTTCCAATTACACACTCAA TTACCGTTTCACACTGGATGACCTTTACCCCATGATGAACGCTGTGCGGCAGAGGGCGGAGTCCTATGATGAGTGGGCGTCACGAGTGACAGAGGTCATGAAAGCAAAGCTTGACAAGAAACGCA ATGTCACCGTGTTTCGCGCCTTTCTGGAGGAGTCTGACGAGAAGGCGTTCCCAGAGAACGATCTCTTACGTCAGCTGAGGCTGGTTACTCAAGATGCTGAGAAATGCTCGTCTGTTGCTCAGCAACTGCTAAACGGCAAGAGGCAGACCAG GTACCGCACAGGCGGGGGTAATTCTATTAATCAGCTCACAGTGGAGGAAATGAGATCATTTGTCCGCCAGCTTTATAACCTGCCCTGCAGTCTAACACAAGCACCGCTTCTGAAG GAGCTGCTGAACAGCATTGAGGATTTCCAGCAGCACAGTGAGAAGCTTCTTTCTGATGAAGTGAGCGCAGATTCTGTTAGCGAGATCGAGTCCTTGCTGGAGGAGGGCTCTCAGTTTGATGTGTGTCTTCCGGAGTTGCTGCTGCTGCGGGAGCGTTTGGAACAGGCCCGGTGGCTGGCCGGAGTTCAGCAGGCAGAGGATCTGGTATTAAACCCCTGTGGTCTCTCTCTGGACAGCATGCGCCGGCTGATCGATCGAGGGGTCGGACTGACACCACATCCCTCCACTGAACGAACAATGGCTCGGTTGCAGGAACTGCTCACAGTCTCCGAGGAGTTGGAAGAGAAAGCGCAGGGACTGCTGAAGGCCAG gCCTCCAGAGAGTTTAGAGACGCTCCGTTCTATGTTGACTCAGGTGGACGGGGTACCAGCATACCTGCCAAACTGCCTGCTACTGCAAGACACAGTGAACAGGGCTAAGGAATGGCTCCAGGAAGCTGAGGATTTACAG GTTGGAGGTCAGACTCTGGTTCTCAGCTCGCTCTCTGATATGGTTCTGAGAGCTCATGCTATTCCTGTGCGACTGGAGCCTCTGGACCAGCTGGAGGTTCTGGTATCAGAGGTGCAGGCCTGGAAAGAGTCGGCTGCTAAAACCTTCCTCATCAAAAACTCTTATTTCACGCTGTTGGAG GTCTTGTGTCCCCGATGGGAAGTGGGCAGCTCTTTAAagaagaagatgaggaggatgaagGGAGAATGTTTGTCATCAGGGAAGAAGAAGCTTGTGAAGCTGGACAGTATGAGTGATGTTGAGAGAGCACTTTCAGACAGCAAAGACTCCGCGTCTGCT ATGTTTACTCTGGCTGAGGTTCGTTTAAAAGAGCTGGAGTCACTATGCGCTCTTCGTGCAGCTAATGAATCGAAGCTCCTGCCTACAGCAGACTGTGCTGCTCTCAAAGTGTGTATGTGTCAGAAACCACCCATGGGTGCCATGCTGCAGTGTGAGCTGTGTCGAGATGCtttccacagtgtgtgtgtacgTGGACCCTCCGATCCCCTCGATCCCGAAGCCTGGCTGTGTCCGTTATGTCTACGGTCGACAAAGCCCCCACTGGCCAAGATCCAGACCCTGTTGTCATCACTGCAGCATATCCGCGTGCGTCTCCCAGAAGGTGACGCTCTGCGTTATATGATTGAACGTACTGTCAGCTGGCAGCGGCGGGCACGAGAGGTCATAGACTCGTACGATCACTCGCTGACCTCTCAGGAGTGCAGAGGAGCTTCACCTACACAGAGTCACAGGACAACTGGGCACAAAAGGAAG CCACTGTGTGGATCTCCATCTCAGTGTCAGGACTGGGGTGTTTCTGGGCAAGAACAGTCGGTGTTTTACACAGAGCAGCGTTGTATCCCTCTCCAGG GTCTCAGTTCGGAGGTGGAGGAACTGATGGTGGAGGGTTTGCTCCTGCAGGTTTCTGTCCCCGAGACCCAGCAGCTCTACAGACTTCTGCTGTCCGGCCCCCCGACCACAAACACATCCCACACAGAACACCCACCCTACCTCACACCAAAACACTCCTCACCACAGAGAGAG GGAGATGCAATCACTTCAGCAGAAAAGAAAGCCAAGCGGCGAATGAACAGAGAGGATGCCGAGATCAGGGATAGAGGGATGAAGCCGAAAAGCAAGAAGCAGCGGATGGTTACAGAGAAGCGGAGAGAAAGGAAAGCAGCATCTGTCTCTGCATCAGATGTGTCTCAGTCAGAAGACTCTGAAGAGGATATGACCCAGTGTCCAGCAGAGAACTGTCTCCAGCCGGAGGGGGAAGAG GTGTACTGGGTTCAGTGTGACTGCTGTAACCGCTGGTTCCATATGATATGTGTGGGAGTATCAGCAGAACTCGCAGCCGAGGAGGATTACATGTGCGTGACCTGCAGCACAACCAACACAGGCCGGCGGAAGTGA